In Bubalus kerabau isolate K-KA32 ecotype Philippines breed swamp buffalo chromosome 4, PCC_UOA_SB_1v2, whole genome shotgun sequence, one DNA window encodes the following:
- the LOC129651541 gene encoding interferon beta-3-like produces MTYRCLLPMVLLLCFSTTALSRSYSLLRFQQRRNLAVCQKLLGQLPSTPQHCLEFRMDFQMPEEMKQAQQFRKEDAILVMYEMLQQIFSILTRDFSSTGWSETIIEDLLEELYGQMNRLEPIQKEIMQKQNFTMGDTTVLHLRKYYFNLVQYLKFKEYNRCAWTVVRVQILTNFSFLMRLTDYLRD; encoded by the coding sequence ATGACCTACCGGTGCCTCCTCCCGATGGTTCTCCTGCTGTGTTTCTCCACCACAGCTCTTTCCAGGAGCTACAGCTTGCTTCGATTCCAACAAAGGCGGAACCTTGCGGTGTGTCAGAAACTCCTGGGGCAGTTACCTTCAACTCCTCAACATTGCCTCGAGTTCAGGATGGACTTCCAGATGCCTGAGGAGATGAAGCAAGCACAGCAGTTCCGGAAGGAAGATGCCATATTGGTCATGTATGAGATGCTCCAGCAGATCTTCAGCATTCTCaccagagacttctccagcactggCTGGTCTGAGACCATCATTGAGGACCTCCTTGAGGAACTCTATGGGCAGATGAATCGCCTGGAGCCAATCCAGAAGGAAATAATGCAGAAGCAAAATTTCACTATGGGAGACACAACCGTTCTTCACCTGAGGAAATATTACTTCAACCTCGTGCAGTACCTGAAGTTCAAGGAGTACAACAGGTGTGCCTGGACAGTCGTGCGAGTGCAAATACTCACGAACTTTTCTTTCCTGATGAGACTAACAGATTACCTCCGTGACTGA